A genomic stretch from Halichoerus grypus chromosome 7, mHalGry1.hap1.1, whole genome shotgun sequence includes:
- the ABL2 gene encoding tyrosine-protein kinase ABL2 isoform X1 — MGQQVGRVGEAPGLQQPQPRGIRVSSAARPSGRRRDLAGRTTEAGFNVFTQHDHFASCVEDGFEGDKTGGSSPEALHRPYGCDVEPQALNEAIRWSSKENLLGATESDPNLFVALYDFVASGDNTLSITKGEKLRVLGYNQNGEWSEVRSKNGQGWVPSNYITPVNSLEKHSWYHGPVSRSAAEYLLSSLINGSFLVRESESSPGQLSISLRYEGRVYHYRINTTTDGKVYVTAESRFSTLAELVHHHSTVADGLVTTLHYPAPKCNKPTVYGVSPIHDKWEMERTDITMKHKLGGGQYGEVYVGVWKKYSLTVAVKTLKEDTMEVEEFLKEAAVMKEIKHPNLVQLLGVCTLEPPFYIVTEYMPYGNLLDYLRECSREEVTAVVLLYMATQISSAMEYLEKKNFIHRDLAARNCLVGENHVVKVADFGLSRLMTGDTYTAHAGAKFPIKWTAPESLAYNTFSIKSDVWAFGVLLWEIATYGMSPYPGIDLSQVYDLLEKGYRMEQPEGCPPKVYELMRACWKWSPADRPSFAETHQAFETMFHDSSISEEVAEELGRAAAASSVVPYLPRLPVLPSKTRTLKKQGENKENIEGAQDATENSASSSAPGFLRGAQAPSGSPALPRKQRDKSPSSLLEDAKETCFTRDRKGGFFSSFMKKRNAPTPPKRSSSFREMENQPHKKYELTGNFSSVASLQHADGFSFTPAQQEANLVPPKCFGGSFAQRNLCNDDGGGGGGSGTAGGGWSGITGFFTPRLIKKTLGLRAGKPTASDDTSKPFPRSNSTSSMSSGLPEQDRMAMTLPRNCQRSKLQLERTVSTSSQPEENVDRANDMLPKKSEEGAAPSRERPKAKLLPRGATALPLRTPSGDPAITEKDSPGAGVAGVAAAPKSKERNGGARLGMAGVPEDGEQTGWSSPAKGAAALPTTHNHKVPVLISPTLKHTPADVQLIGTDSQGNKFKLLSEHQVTSSGDKDRPRRVKPKCAPPPPPVMRLLQHPSMCADPTEEPTAPTAGQPVPETQEGGKKAAPGAVPGGGKAGRPVMPPPQVPLPTSSISPAKMANGTAGTKVALRKTKQAAEKISADKISKEALLECADLLSSAITEPVPNSQLVDTGHQLLDYCSGYVDCIPQTRNKFAFREAVSKLELSLQELQVSSAAAGVPGANPVLNNLLSCVQEISDVVQR, encoded by the exons atcACTTTGCCAGCTGTGTGGAGGATGGCTTTGAGGGAGACAAGACTGGAGGCAgtagtccag AAGCCTTGCACCGCCCCTATGGTTGTGATGTTGAACCCCAGGCACTGAACGAAGCCATCAGGTGGAGCTCCAAGGAGAACCTACTTGGAGCCACTGAGAGCGACCCTAATCTCTTTGTTGCACTTTATGATTTCGTAGCCAGTGGTGATAACACACTCAGCATCACTAAAG GTGAAAAGCTGCGAGTCCTTGGTTATAACCAGAATGGTGAGTGGAGTGAAGTTCGCTCCAAGAATGGACAAGGTTGGGTGCCAAGCAACTACATCACCCCAGTGAACAGCTTGGAGAAACATTCCTGGTACCATGGACCCGTGTCGCGCAGTGCAGCAGAGTACCTACTCAGCAGTCTAATCAATGGCAGTTTCCTGGTGCGAGAAAGCGAGAGCAGCCCCGGGCAGCTGTCGATCTCGCTCAGGTACGAGGGGCGTGTGTATCACTACAGGATCAATACCACCACAGACGGCAAG GTGTACGTCACTGCTGAGAGCCGCTTTAGCACCCTGGCCGAACTCGTGCACCATCACTCCACGGTGGCCGACGGGCTGGTGACGACGTTACACTACCCAGCGCCCAAGTGCAATAAGCCCACAGTCTATGGTGTGTCCCCCATCCATGACAAGTGGGAAATGGAACGAACGGATATTACCATGAAGCACAAACTTGGGGGGGGGCAGTATGGAGAAGTTTATGTTGGCGTCTGGAAGAAATACAGCCTTACGGTTGCTGTGAAAACATTGAAG GAAGATACCATGGAGGTGGAAGAGTTCCTGAAGGAAGCTGCAGTGATGAAGGAAATCAAGCATCCTAATCTGGTCCAACTACTAG GTGTGTGTACTTTGGAGCCACCATTTTACATTGTGACTGAGTACATGCCGTATGGCAACTTGCTTGATTATCTCCGAGAATGCAGTCGAGAAGAGGTGACTGCAGTTGTCCTGCTGTACATGGCCACTCAGATCTCTTCTGCAATGGAGTATCTAGAGAAGAAGAATTTCATCCATAG AGATCTTGCAGCCCGTAACTGCCTAGTGGGAGAAAACCATGTGGTAAAAGTGGCTGACTTTGGTTTGAGTAGACTGATGACTGGAGACACCTATACTGCTCATGCTGGAGCCAAATTTCCTATTAAATGGACAGCACCAGAGAGTCTTGCCTACAATACCTTCTCAATTAAATCTGACGTCTGGG CTTTCGGGGTACTGTTGTGGGAGATTGCTACATATGGAATGTCACCGTATCCAGGTATTGACCTGTCTCAGGTGTATGATCTACTGGAAAAAGGATATCGAATGGAACAACCTGAAGGATGCCCCCCTAAGGTTTATGAACTTATGAGAGCAT GCTGGAAGTGGAGCCCTGCCGACAGGCCTTCTTTTGCTGAAACACATCAGGCTTTTGAAACCATGTTCCATGACTCCAGCATTTCTGAAG AGGTAGCTGAGGAGCTTGGGCGAGCCGCCGCCGCCTCATCTGTTGTCCCGTACCTGCCCCGACTGCCTGTACTTCCTTCCAAGACGCGGACGCtcaagaagcagggggagaacaAGGAGAATATCGAAGGGGCACAGGACGCCACGGAAAATTCTGCTTCTAGTTCAGCACCAG GGTTCCTTAGAGGTGCACAGGCCCCTAGTGGGTCCCCAGCATTGCCTCGAAAACAAAGAGACAAGTCACCCAGCAGCCTCTTGGAAGATGCCAAAGAGACATGCTTCACCAGGGATAGGAAGGGAGGCTTCTTCAGCTCCTTcatgaaaaagagaaatgctCCCACACCCCCCAAACGCAGCAGCTCCTTCCGAGAAATGGAGAATCAACCCCACAAGAAATATGAACTCACGGGTAACTTCTCATCTGTTGCTTCTCTACAGCATGCTGATGGGTTCTCTTTCACTCCTGCCCAGCAAGAGGCGAATCTGGTGCCACCCAAGTGCTTTGGGGGGAGCTTTGCACAGAGGAACCTCTGTAATGACGatggcggtgggggcgggggcagcggcaCTGCTGGGGGCGGGTGGTCTGGCATCACAGGCTTCTTTACACCACGCTTAATCAAAAAGACACTGGGCTTACGAGCGGGGAAACCCACAGCCAGTGATGACACTTCCAAGCCTTTTCCAAGGTCAAACTCTACATCTTCCATGTCCTCAGGGCTTCCAGAGCAGGATAGGATGGCAATGACCCTTCCCAGGAACTGCCAGAGGTCCAAACTCCAGCTGGAAAGGACAGTGTCCACCTCTTCTCAGCCAGAAGAGAATGTGGACAGGGCCAATGACATGCTTccaaaaaaatcagaggaaggtGCTGCTCCAAGTAGGGAGAGACCAAAAGCCAAACTTTTGCCCAGAGGAGCCACGGCTCTTCCTCTCAGAACCCCCTCTGGGGATCCAGCCATTACAGAGAAGGACTCTCCAGGGGCGGGGGTGGCTGGAGTGGCAGCCGCCCCAAAGAGCAAGGAGAGGAATGGTGGGGCGCGACTCGGCATGGCTGGAGTCCCAGAGGACGGCGAGCAGACGGGCTGGTCTTCTCCGGCCAAGGGTGCAGCAGCCCTCCCAACCACTCACAACCACAAAGTGCCAGTCCTTATCTCACCCACTCTGAAGCACACTCCAGCTGACGTGCAGCTCATTGGCACAGACTCTCAGGGCAATAAATTCAAACTCTTATCTGAGCATCAGGTCACATCCTCTGGAGACAAGGACCGACCCCGACGGGTAAAACCAAagtgtgccccacccccacccccagtgatgAGACTACTGCAGCATCCGTCCATGTGCGCAGACCCCACGGAAGAGCCGACCGCCCCGACTGCAGGACAGCCCGTGCCAGAAacacaggaaggagggaaaaaggcCGCTCCGGGGGCAGTGCCCGGCGGTGGGAAAGCCGGGAGGCCAGTGATGCCTCCCCCTCAAGTGCCTCTCCCCACATCTTCCATCTCGCCAGCCAAAATGGCTAACGGCACAGCAGGTACTAAAGTGGCTCTGAGAAAAACCAAACAGGCGGCTGAGAAAATCTCAGCAGACAAGATCAGCAAAGAGGCCCTGCTGGAATGTGCTGACCTACTGTCCAGTGCCATCACGGAGCCTGTGCCCAACAGCCAGCTGGTGGACACTGGCCACCAGCTCCTCGACTACTGCTCAGGCTACGTGGACTGCATCCCTCAGACGCGCAACAAATTTGCCTTCCGAGAGGCTGTGAGCAAACTGGAACTCAGCCTGCAGGAGCTGCAGGTGTCTTCAGCGGCGGCCGGGGTGCCCGGGGCCAACCCTGTCCTTAATAACTTACTGTCATGTGTCCAGGAGATCAGCGACGTGGTGCAGAGGTAG
- the ABL2 gene encoding tyrosine-protein kinase ABL2 isoform X2 translates to MVLGTVLLPPNSYGRDQDTSSLCCLCSGEASDTAVPNLTDHFASCVEDGFEGDKTGGSSPEALHRPYGCDVEPQALNEAIRWSSKENLLGATESDPNLFVALYDFVASGDNTLSITKGEKLRVLGYNQNGEWSEVRSKNGQGWVPSNYITPVNSLEKHSWYHGPVSRSAAEYLLSSLINGSFLVRESESSPGQLSISLRYEGRVYHYRINTTTDGKVYVTAESRFSTLAELVHHHSTVADGLVTTLHYPAPKCNKPTVYGVSPIHDKWEMERTDITMKHKLGGGQYGEVYVGVWKKYSLTVAVKTLKEDTMEVEEFLKEAAVMKEIKHPNLVQLLGVCTLEPPFYIVTEYMPYGNLLDYLRECSREEVTAVVLLYMATQISSAMEYLEKKNFIHRDLAARNCLVGENHVVKVADFGLSRLMTGDTYTAHAGAKFPIKWTAPESLAYNTFSIKSDVWAFGVLLWEIATYGMSPYPGIDLSQVYDLLEKGYRMEQPEGCPPKVYELMRACWKWSPADRPSFAETHQAFETMFHDSSISEEVAEELGRAAAASSVVPYLPRLPVLPSKTRTLKKQGENKENIEGAQDATENSASSSAPGFLRGAQAPSGSPALPRKQRDKSPSSLLEDAKETCFTRDRKGGFFSSFMKKRNAPTPPKRSSSFREMENQPHKKYELTGNFSSVASLQHADGFSFTPAQQEANLVPPKCFGGSFAQRNLCNDDGGGGGGSGTAGGGWSGITGFFTPRLIKKTLGLRAGKPTASDDTSKPFPRSNSTSSMSSGLPEQDRMAMTLPRNCQRSKLQLERTVSTSSQPEENVDRANDMLPKKSEEGAAPSRERPKAKLLPRGATALPLRTPSGDPAITEKDSPGAGVAGVAAAPKSKERNGGARLGMAGVPEDGEQTGWSSPAKGAAALPTTHNHKVPVLISPTLKHTPADVQLIGTDSQGNKFKLLSEHQVTSSGDKDRPRRVKPKCAPPPPPVMRLLQHPSMCADPTEEPTAPTAGQPVPETQEGGKKAAPGAVPGGGKAGRPVMPPPQVPLPTSSISPAKMANGTAGTKVALRKTKQAAEKISADKISKEALLECADLLSSAITEPVPNSQLVDTGHQLLDYCSGYVDCIPQTRNKFAFREAVSKLELSLQELQVSSAAAGVPGANPVLNNLLSCVQEISDVVQR, encoded by the exons ATGGTCCTTGGAACAGTCCTGCTTCCGCCCAATAGTTATGGCAGAGATCAGGACACGTCGTCGCTTTGCTGCCTGTGTAGTGGTGAGGCCTCAGACACTGCTGTACCCAACTTGACAG atcACTTTGCCAGCTGTGTGGAGGATGGCTTTGAGGGAGACAAGACTGGAGGCAgtagtccag AAGCCTTGCACCGCCCCTATGGTTGTGATGTTGAACCCCAGGCACTGAACGAAGCCATCAGGTGGAGCTCCAAGGAGAACCTACTTGGAGCCACTGAGAGCGACCCTAATCTCTTTGTTGCACTTTATGATTTCGTAGCCAGTGGTGATAACACACTCAGCATCACTAAAG GTGAAAAGCTGCGAGTCCTTGGTTATAACCAGAATGGTGAGTGGAGTGAAGTTCGCTCCAAGAATGGACAAGGTTGGGTGCCAAGCAACTACATCACCCCAGTGAACAGCTTGGAGAAACATTCCTGGTACCATGGACCCGTGTCGCGCAGTGCAGCAGAGTACCTACTCAGCAGTCTAATCAATGGCAGTTTCCTGGTGCGAGAAAGCGAGAGCAGCCCCGGGCAGCTGTCGATCTCGCTCAGGTACGAGGGGCGTGTGTATCACTACAGGATCAATACCACCACAGACGGCAAG GTGTACGTCACTGCTGAGAGCCGCTTTAGCACCCTGGCCGAACTCGTGCACCATCACTCCACGGTGGCCGACGGGCTGGTGACGACGTTACACTACCCAGCGCCCAAGTGCAATAAGCCCACAGTCTATGGTGTGTCCCCCATCCATGACAAGTGGGAAATGGAACGAACGGATATTACCATGAAGCACAAACTTGGGGGGGGGCAGTATGGAGAAGTTTATGTTGGCGTCTGGAAGAAATACAGCCTTACGGTTGCTGTGAAAACATTGAAG GAAGATACCATGGAGGTGGAAGAGTTCCTGAAGGAAGCTGCAGTGATGAAGGAAATCAAGCATCCTAATCTGGTCCAACTACTAG GTGTGTGTACTTTGGAGCCACCATTTTACATTGTGACTGAGTACATGCCGTATGGCAACTTGCTTGATTATCTCCGAGAATGCAGTCGAGAAGAGGTGACTGCAGTTGTCCTGCTGTACATGGCCACTCAGATCTCTTCTGCAATGGAGTATCTAGAGAAGAAGAATTTCATCCATAG AGATCTTGCAGCCCGTAACTGCCTAGTGGGAGAAAACCATGTGGTAAAAGTGGCTGACTTTGGTTTGAGTAGACTGATGACTGGAGACACCTATACTGCTCATGCTGGAGCCAAATTTCCTATTAAATGGACAGCACCAGAGAGTCTTGCCTACAATACCTTCTCAATTAAATCTGACGTCTGGG CTTTCGGGGTACTGTTGTGGGAGATTGCTACATATGGAATGTCACCGTATCCAGGTATTGACCTGTCTCAGGTGTATGATCTACTGGAAAAAGGATATCGAATGGAACAACCTGAAGGATGCCCCCCTAAGGTTTATGAACTTATGAGAGCAT GCTGGAAGTGGAGCCCTGCCGACAGGCCTTCTTTTGCTGAAACACATCAGGCTTTTGAAACCATGTTCCATGACTCCAGCATTTCTGAAG AGGTAGCTGAGGAGCTTGGGCGAGCCGCCGCCGCCTCATCTGTTGTCCCGTACCTGCCCCGACTGCCTGTACTTCCTTCCAAGACGCGGACGCtcaagaagcagggggagaacaAGGAGAATATCGAAGGGGCACAGGACGCCACGGAAAATTCTGCTTCTAGTTCAGCACCAG GGTTCCTTAGAGGTGCACAGGCCCCTAGTGGGTCCCCAGCATTGCCTCGAAAACAAAGAGACAAGTCACCCAGCAGCCTCTTGGAAGATGCCAAAGAGACATGCTTCACCAGGGATAGGAAGGGAGGCTTCTTCAGCTCCTTcatgaaaaagagaaatgctCCCACACCCCCCAAACGCAGCAGCTCCTTCCGAGAAATGGAGAATCAACCCCACAAGAAATATGAACTCACGGGTAACTTCTCATCTGTTGCTTCTCTACAGCATGCTGATGGGTTCTCTTTCACTCCTGCCCAGCAAGAGGCGAATCTGGTGCCACCCAAGTGCTTTGGGGGGAGCTTTGCACAGAGGAACCTCTGTAATGACGatggcggtgggggcgggggcagcggcaCTGCTGGGGGCGGGTGGTCTGGCATCACAGGCTTCTTTACACCACGCTTAATCAAAAAGACACTGGGCTTACGAGCGGGGAAACCCACAGCCAGTGATGACACTTCCAAGCCTTTTCCAAGGTCAAACTCTACATCTTCCATGTCCTCAGGGCTTCCAGAGCAGGATAGGATGGCAATGACCCTTCCCAGGAACTGCCAGAGGTCCAAACTCCAGCTGGAAAGGACAGTGTCCACCTCTTCTCAGCCAGAAGAGAATGTGGACAGGGCCAATGACATGCTTccaaaaaaatcagaggaaggtGCTGCTCCAAGTAGGGAGAGACCAAAAGCCAAACTTTTGCCCAGAGGAGCCACGGCTCTTCCTCTCAGAACCCCCTCTGGGGATCCAGCCATTACAGAGAAGGACTCTCCAGGGGCGGGGGTGGCTGGAGTGGCAGCCGCCCCAAAGAGCAAGGAGAGGAATGGTGGGGCGCGACTCGGCATGGCTGGAGTCCCAGAGGACGGCGAGCAGACGGGCTGGTCTTCTCCGGCCAAGGGTGCAGCAGCCCTCCCAACCACTCACAACCACAAAGTGCCAGTCCTTATCTCACCCACTCTGAAGCACACTCCAGCTGACGTGCAGCTCATTGGCACAGACTCTCAGGGCAATAAATTCAAACTCTTATCTGAGCATCAGGTCACATCCTCTGGAGACAAGGACCGACCCCGACGGGTAAAACCAAagtgtgccccacccccacccccagtgatgAGACTACTGCAGCATCCGTCCATGTGCGCAGACCCCACGGAAGAGCCGACCGCCCCGACTGCAGGACAGCCCGTGCCAGAAacacaggaaggagggaaaaaggcCGCTCCGGGGGCAGTGCCCGGCGGTGGGAAAGCCGGGAGGCCAGTGATGCCTCCCCCTCAAGTGCCTCTCCCCACATCTTCCATCTCGCCAGCCAAAATGGCTAACGGCACAGCAGGTACTAAAGTGGCTCTGAGAAAAACCAAACAGGCGGCTGAGAAAATCTCAGCAGACAAGATCAGCAAAGAGGCCCTGCTGGAATGTGCTGACCTACTGTCCAGTGCCATCACGGAGCCTGTGCCCAACAGCCAGCTGGTGGACACTGGCCACCAGCTCCTCGACTACTGCTCAGGCTACGTGGACTGCATCCCTCAGACGCGCAACAAATTTGCCTTCCGAGAGGCTGTGAGCAAACTGGAACTCAGCCTGCAGGAGCTGCAGGTGTCTTCAGCGGCGGCCGGGGTGCCCGGGGCCAACCCTGTCCTTAATAACTTACTGTCATGTGTCCAGGAGATCAGCGACGTGGTGCAGAGGTAG
- the ABL2 gene encoding tyrosine-protein kinase ABL2 isoform X5, with translation MVLGTVLLPPNSYGRDQDTSSLCCLCSGEASDTAVPNLTDHFASCVEDGFEGDKTGGSSPEALHRPYGCDVEPQALNEAIRWSSKENLLGATESDPNLFVALYDFVASGDNTLSITKGEKLRVLGYNQNGEWSEVRSKNGQGWVPSNYITPVNSLEKHSWYHGPVSRSAAEYLLSSLINGSFLVRESESSPGQLSISLRYEGRVYHYRINTTTDGKVYVTAESRFSTLAELVHHHSTVADGLVTTLHYPAPKCNKPTVYGVSPIHDKWEMERTDITMKHKLGGGQYGEVYVGVWKKYSLTVAVKTLKEDTMEVEEFLKEAAVMKEIKHPNLVQLLGVCTLEPPFYIVTEYMPYGNLLDYLRECSREEVTAVVLLYMATQISSAMEYLEKKNFIHRDLAARNCLVGENHVVKVADFGLSRLMTGDTYTAHAGAKFPIKWTAPESLAYNTFSIKSDVWAFGVLLWEIATYGMSPYPGIDLSQVYDLLEKGYRMEQPEGCPPKVYELMRACWKWSPADRPSFAETHQAFETMFHDSSISEEVAEELGRAAAASSVVPYLPRLPVLPSKTRTLKKQGENKENIEGAQDATENSASSSAPGFLRGAQAPSGSPALPRKQRDKSPSSLLEDAKETCFTRDRKGGFFSSFMKKRNAPTPPKRSSSFREMENQPHKKYELTGLPEQDRMAMTLPRNCQRSKLQLERTVSTSSQPEENVDRANDMLPKKSEEGAAPSRERPKAKLLPRGATALPLRTPSGDPAITEKDSPGAGVAGVAAAPKSKERNGGARLGMAGVPEDGEQTGWSSPAKGAAALPTTHNHKVPVLISPTLKHTPADVQLIGTDSQGNKFKLLSEHQVTSSGDKDRPRRVKPKCAPPPPPVMRLLQHPSMCADPTEEPTAPTAGQPVPETQEGGKKAAPGAVPGGGKAGRPVMPPPQVPLPTSSISPAKMANGTAGTKVALRKTKQAAEKISADKISKEALLECADLLSSAITEPVPNSQLVDTGHQLLDYCSGYVDCIPQTRNKFAFREAVSKLELSLQELQVSSAAAGVPGANPVLNNLLSCVQEISDVVQR, from the exons ATGGTCCTTGGAACAGTCCTGCTTCCGCCCAATAGTTATGGCAGAGATCAGGACACGTCGTCGCTTTGCTGCCTGTGTAGTGGTGAGGCCTCAGACACTGCTGTACCCAACTTGACAG atcACTTTGCCAGCTGTGTGGAGGATGGCTTTGAGGGAGACAAGACTGGAGGCAgtagtccag AAGCCTTGCACCGCCCCTATGGTTGTGATGTTGAACCCCAGGCACTGAACGAAGCCATCAGGTGGAGCTCCAAGGAGAACCTACTTGGAGCCACTGAGAGCGACCCTAATCTCTTTGTTGCACTTTATGATTTCGTAGCCAGTGGTGATAACACACTCAGCATCACTAAAG GTGAAAAGCTGCGAGTCCTTGGTTATAACCAGAATGGTGAGTGGAGTGAAGTTCGCTCCAAGAATGGACAAGGTTGGGTGCCAAGCAACTACATCACCCCAGTGAACAGCTTGGAGAAACATTCCTGGTACCATGGACCCGTGTCGCGCAGTGCAGCAGAGTACCTACTCAGCAGTCTAATCAATGGCAGTTTCCTGGTGCGAGAAAGCGAGAGCAGCCCCGGGCAGCTGTCGATCTCGCTCAGGTACGAGGGGCGTGTGTATCACTACAGGATCAATACCACCACAGACGGCAAG GTGTACGTCACTGCTGAGAGCCGCTTTAGCACCCTGGCCGAACTCGTGCACCATCACTCCACGGTGGCCGACGGGCTGGTGACGACGTTACACTACCCAGCGCCCAAGTGCAATAAGCCCACAGTCTATGGTGTGTCCCCCATCCATGACAAGTGGGAAATGGAACGAACGGATATTACCATGAAGCACAAACTTGGGGGGGGGCAGTATGGAGAAGTTTATGTTGGCGTCTGGAAGAAATACAGCCTTACGGTTGCTGTGAAAACATTGAAG GAAGATACCATGGAGGTGGAAGAGTTCCTGAAGGAAGCTGCAGTGATGAAGGAAATCAAGCATCCTAATCTGGTCCAACTACTAG GTGTGTGTACTTTGGAGCCACCATTTTACATTGTGACTGAGTACATGCCGTATGGCAACTTGCTTGATTATCTCCGAGAATGCAGTCGAGAAGAGGTGACTGCAGTTGTCCTGCTGTACATGGCCACTCAGATCTCTTCTGCAATGGAGTATCTAGAGAAGAAGAATTTCATCCATAG AGATCTTGCAGCCCGTAACTGCCTAGTGGGAGAAAACCATGTGGTAAAAGTGGCTGACTTTGGTTTGAGTAGACTGATGACTGGAGACACCTATACTGCTCATGCTGGAGCCAAATTTCCTATTAAATGGACAGCACCAGAGAGTCTTGCCTACAATACCTTCTCAATTAAATCTGACGTCTGGG CTTTCGGGGTACTGTTGTGGGAGATTGCTACATATGGAATGTCACCGTATCCAGGTATTGACCTGTCTCAGGTGTATGATCTACTGGAAAAAGGATATCGAATGGAACAACCTGAAGGATGCCCCCCTAAGGTTTATGAACTTATGAGAGCAT GCTGGAAGTGGAGCCCTGCCGACAGGCCTTCTTTTGCTGAAACACATCAGGCTTTTGAAACCATGTTCCATGACTCCAGCATTTCTGAAG AGGTAGCTGAGGAGCTTGGGCGAGCCGCCGCCGCCTCATCTGTTGTCCCGTACCTGCCCCGACTGCCTGTACTTCCTTCCAAGACGCGGACGCtcaagaagcagggggagaacaAGGAGAATATCGAAGGGGCACAGGACGCCACGGAAAATTCTGCTTCTAGTTCAGCACCAG GGTTCCTTAGAGGTGCACAGGCCCCTAGTGGGTCCCCAGCATTGCCTCGAAAACAAAGAGACAAGTCACCCAGCAGCCTCTTGGAAGATGCCAAAGAGACATGCTTCACCAGGGATAGGAAGGGAGGCTTCTTCAGCTCCTTcatgaaaaagagaaatgctCCCACACCCCCCAAACGCAGCAGCTCCTTCCGAGAAATGGAGAATCAACCCCACAAGAAATATGAACTCACGG GGCTTCCAGAGCAGGATAGGATGGCAATGACCCTTCCCAGGAACTGCCAGAGGTCCAAACTCCAGCTGGAAAGGACAGTGTCCACCTCTTCTCAGCCAGAAGAGAATGTGGACAGGGCCAATGACATGCTTccaaaaaaatcagaggaaggtGCTGCTCCAAGTAGGGAGAGACCAAAAGCCAAACTTTTGCCCAGAGGAGCCACGGCTCTTCCTCTCAGAACCCCCTCTGGGGATCCAGCCATTACAGAGAAGGACTCTCCAGGGGCGGGGGTGGCTGGAGTGGCAGCCGCCCCAAAGAGCAAGGAGAGGAATGGTGGGGCGCGACTCGGCATGGCTGGAGTCCCAGAGGACGGCGAGCAGACGGGCTGGTCTTCTCCGGCCAAGGGTGCAGCAGCCCTCCCAACCACTCACAACCACAAAGTGCCAGTCCTTATCTCACCCACTCTGAAGCACACTCCAGCTGACGTGCAGCTCATTGGCACAGACTCTCAGGGCAATAAATTCAAACTCTTATCTGAGCATCAGGTCACATCCTCTGGAGACAAGGACCGACCCCGACGGGTAAAACCAAagtgtgccccacccccacccccagtgatgAGACTACTGCAGCATCCGTCCATGTGCGCAGACCCCACGGAAGAGCCGACCGCCCCGACTGCAGGACAGCCCGTGCCAGAAacacaggaaggagggaaaaaggcCGCTCCGGGGGCAGTGCCCGGCGGTGGGAAAGCCGGGAGGCCAGTGATGCCTCCCCCTCAAGTGCCTCTCCCCACATCTTCCATCTCGCCAGCCAAAATGGCTAACGGCACAGCAGGTACTAAAGTGGCTCTGAGAAAAACCAAACAGGCGGCTGAGAAAATCTCAGCAGACAAGATCAGCAAAGAGGCCCTGCTGGAATGTGCTGACCTACTGTCCAGTGCCATCACGGAGCCTGTGCCCAACAGCCAGCTGGTGGACACTGGCCACCAGCTCCTCGACTACTGCTCAGGCTACGTGGACTGCATCCCTCAGACGCGCAACAAATTTGCCTTCCGAGAGGCTGTGAGCAAACTGGAACTCAGCCTGCAGGAGCTGCAGGTGTCTTCAGCGGCGGCCGGGGTGCCCGGGGCCAACCCTGTCCTTAATAACTTACTGTCATGTGTCCAGGAGATCAGCGACGTGGTGCAGAGGTAG